One window from the genome of Asterias amurensis chromosome 12, ASM3211899v1 encodes:
- the LOC139944953 gene encoding peroxisomal ATPase PEX1-like isoform X1, which translates to MASRIALVEFTPIKSCFISLPVPWGQEFQRKQNSIFELQWGDRGRAYVSWAGDMVIAAMNNGSTTPTLQINGLYANKLGLCHGEEVLLRPVSAVHHCSRISVEPATSDDWEILELNTGYVESNLLNQVRIVWTGQILPVWIEKKICIFIKIGTTEPNASCVQLQQNTELFVAPKSRRNHTSSRPPAPNLNPLPSRSTVNPDRQGGISPQRDSDKTPSSMGSIVGGGTPSNYTSDYDSATSPSDSTFSTAHLTDGSSGGNTPTQPWSVPPEILDNSIPWSYRVWCRIKSIFFSDEGDTQTAVGVSDMEEARRKMAAEFWKDVRIVARVQPMFERSESAVLRDSSSSGLLASGVDKKPQGPDRKHIAPSSTAQKRPSDAPSPQLPTTDPSPLPNMNSYTHLMQPTTVYLSSDCETEFVRHHNSNTDEHQCPVNAFVTFLAYLSKMPSPREKKEEVNRKFQQTQKKYHEERKTSGSSFSEQQPHLSDPATKDATKTDDINPSCVVRVIIHSNELKRHQNGQSKNVYSSNTFQKRNISWFIQIPDLLRRQLGLEASAKVELRPVLIPPHPIHSIVLFPLFDKPATLTTEDLVFAFEYWVSCVSCMISPIPIKQHGTLLQFPISRTGDIQGEFLISINYQDNANKTDSSMSSTPIDASQTYFLLHPLSAKKSKARILDRMTTSNKPAFIPRMPSLGVSELDNVVCGYRLRDLGGVTVDLGKEAVSYLSTALMTRPLSRSLGESLPGILQGGLLICGPRGSGKSTLGRSVCREMMAWPNLAHVSLVECKQLKGKRIETIRKIWEEAMNEAAWRQPSIILLDDLDHVTASPLGPEQEIGPEAVYHTRVAEVLKDIMMAEVKEGSQVCILATTRSKGTLHQSLTSSRGCHLFQSCLEIPSLNKEQRVEVFNSAVRSKVEVDLRTFDHVDAAALMSLMEGYVARDVVTVVERAIHAGCSREMVEGRPRLDPTPHERPAQDPNVEEILLIQEDFEVALLDYTPATLRDVPLHSAGELGWDDVGGLRDVKESLLETLQLPAKYPVLFANCPLRLRSGLLLYGPPGTGKTLLGGVVARECGLNFISIKGPELLSKYIGASEQAVRDLFNRAQSAKPCILFFDEFDSLAPRRGHDSTGVTDRVVNQLLTQLDGVEGLQGVYVIGATSRPDLIDPALLRPGRLDKCLFCPIPGTDERLEILQALTRKIPLTNDVNLHAVAAQCEHFTGADFKALLYNAQLDAIHATLSNPDPDSDYDPPMILSKKQCSMGADEWKLTFMESFSADGDYMGNNADDVNAREDDVTSRSPSRRLRRDNGNSVHFGSPRRSATGSESSNNSMDFVQVNIQDLKSDGVSLAEGRVVAEDNPGSDGRLEVKGHSSDGRSDVKGHGPSLKKLAAVKRGSTTTTKPRMSDIIGDSIENEEVPGPMEGLDDAFYTSTRQWGEQQVIYMPTLRDGVVDPSKDTQEKINSQIAVIKENYRQRTNRLQGYQNERSKSIDGSAVIHISQAHLLRAAADMKPSVTFSERARYQSIYERFVQSRGGNFNPTPQQQAGQKRATLA; encoded by the exons ATGGCCAGCCGCATCGCCCTCGTTGAGTTTACTCCAATCAAGAGCTGTTTCATCAGTCTACCTGTGCCTTGGGGCCAGGAGTTCCAACGGAAACAG AATTCTATATTTGAGCTTCAATGGGGAGACAGGGGCAGGGCGTACGTCTCCTGGGCTGGGGACATGGTGATCGCTGCGATGAATAATGGAAGTACCACACCGACCCTACAGATCAATGGTCTGTACGCTAACAAGCTCGGACTGTGTCATGGCGAAGAG gTATTACTGCGACCGGTGTCGGCAGTCCATCACTGTAGCAGAATAAGTGTGGAGCCAGCAACCTCCGACGACTGGGAAATACTG GAGCTGAATACAGGGTACGTTGAATCCAATCTATTAAACCAAGTGAGGATCGTGTGGACAGGACAGATTCTACCAGTTTGGATCGAGAAAAAAATCTGCATTTTCATCAAgattg GTACAACAGAACCCAATGCATCCTGTGTCCAGTTACAACAAAACACCGAACTATTCGTGGCCCCAAAGTCACGCCGCAATCACACATCCTCAAGGCCCCCAGCTCCAAACCTAAACCCACTTCCAAGCCGCTCGACAGTTAACCCGGACAGACAGGGTGGGATTAGCCCTCAGAGAGACTCGGATAAAACCCCAAGTAGTATGGGGTCCATCGTTGGGGGCGGGACTCCGTCCAACTACACAAGCGACTACGACTCTGCGACAAGCCCTAGTGATAGCACCTTCTCCACGGCTCATTTGACTGACGGTAGCTCTGGTGGGAACACCCCGACCCAACCCTGGAGTGTTCCACCTGAAATTCTTGATAACTCCATACCCTGGTCTTATAGAGTGTGGTGTCGAATCAAATCCATATTTTTTAGCGATGAGGGCGACACTCAGACTGCAGTCGGGGTTAGCGATATGGAAGAGGCTCGTCGCAAGATGGCCGCTGAGTTCTGGAAAGATGTGAGGATTGTTGCACGTGTCCAGCCCATGTTTGAGCGTAGTGAGAGTGCGGTTTTAAGAGACTCATCCTCCTCTGGTTTGCTGGCGTCTGGAGTCGATAAGAAGCCTCAAGGACCCGACAGGAAACATATAGCGCCAAGTTCAACAGCTCAAAAGAGGCCCAGCGATGCACCTAGTCCTCAACTTCCAACGACTGACCCCAGTCCCCTTCCCAACATGAACTCCTACACCCACCTCATGCAGCCGACGACGGTGTACCTCAGCTCAGACTGCGAGACCGAGTTCGTCCGACATCATAACTCGAACACGGACGAGCACCAATGCCCCGTCAACGCGTTCGTCACGTTCCTGGCGTACCTCTCCAAGATGCCGTCGCCGAGGGAAAAGAAAGAGGAAGTGAACAGGAAGTTTCAACAAACCCAGAAAAAGTACCACGAAGAGAGGAAGACCAGCGGTTCTTCGTTTTCAGAGCAGCAACCGCATCTCTCTGATCCCGCAACCAAAGACGCCACAAAAACAGACGACATCAACCCTTCCTGCGTTGTCCGAGTCATCATCCACAGTAATGAACTCAAGAGGCATCAGAATGGGCAAAGCAAGAACGTCTACTCCTCGAACACTTTCCAGAAACGAAACATCTCTTGGTTTATTCAGATTCCTGACTTGCTGAGGCGACAGCTCGGCCTGGAGGCATCGGCGAAGGTGGAGCTTCGACCTGTCTTGATACCACCTCATCCCATTCACAGCATTGTTCTCTTTCCCCTGTTTGATAAG CCAGCGACTTTGACAACGGAAGACTTGGTGTTTGCCTTTGAGTATTGGGTGTCGTGCGTGAGTTGCATGATTTCCCCAATACCTATCAAGCAACATGGAACCTTACTCCAGTTTCCCATCTCAAGAACAGGAG ATATCCAAGGTGAATTCCTGATTTCCATCAACTACCAAGACAACGCCAACAAGACGGACAGCTCCATGTCATCCACTCCGATCGACGCATCTCAGACCTACTTTCTTCTCCATCCCCTCAGCGCCAAGAAGAGCAAGGCCAGGATCCTAGACAGGATGACGACCTCCAATAAACCGGCCTTTATTCCTCGAATGCCGTCTTTGGGTGTTTCGGAATTGGACAACGTGGTTTGTGGATATCGATTACGGGATTTAGG AGGAGTCACAGTAGATCTTGGCAAGGAGGCAGTCAGCTACCTAAGCACCGCTCTAATGACGAGACCCCTGAGTCGTTCCCTCGGTGAATCCCTCCCTGGGATCTTGCAGGGTGGGCTGTTGATCTGTGGGCCCAGGGGGAGCGGGAAGAGCACCCTTGGACGATCTGTGTGTAGGGAGATGATGGCTTGGCCGAACCTCGCTCATGTCAGCTTAGTGGAATGTAAACAACTCAAAG GGAAACGGATCGAGACCATCCGTAAGATCTGGGAGGAGGCCATGAACGAGGCCGCATGGAGACAACCATCTATCATCCTATTGGATGACTTGGATCATGTGACTGCCTCACCCCTGGGTCCCGAGCAGGAGATTGGCCCCGAGGCAGTGTACCACACGCGAGTAGCTGAGG TTTTGAAAGACATCATGATGGCAGAGGTCAAAGAAGGGTCACAAGTCTGCATATTGGCAACTACAAGGTCAAAGGGCACTCTCCACCAATCACTAACAAGCTCACGAGGCTGCCATCTTTTCCAGTCATGCCTGGAGATTCCGTCACTGAACAAA GAGCAGCGAGTAGAAGTGTTCAACTCGGCCGTCCGTTCCAAGGTCGAGGTTGACCTGCGGACTTTCGACCATGTCGATGCAGCTGCCCTGATGTCACTGATGGAAGGGTACGTTGCCCGTGATGTAGTGACTGTCGTAGAGAGGGCCATCCATGCCGGCTGCAGCAGGGAGATGGTGGAGGGAAGACCGAGGCTTGATCCTACGCCACATGAGAGACCAG CCCAAGACCCCAACGTGGAAGAAATTCTCCTGATCCAGGAGGACTTTGAGGTTGCGTTACTGGACTACACTCCGGCCACCCTCAGGGATGTTCCATTACACAGCGCAGGGGAGTTAGGATGGGATGACGTAGGTGGGCTGAGGGACGTAAAGGAGTCGTTACTGGAAACTTTGCAACTACCTGCAAAG TACCCTGTGCTGTTTGCCAACTGTCCCCTGAGATTGCGATCCGGTCTACTCCTGTACGGTCCGCCGGGGACAGGCAAGACGCTGCTCGGTGGTGTGGTTGCCAGGGAATGCGGACTCAACTTCATCAGTATTAAG GGACCAGAACTCCTGAGCAAGTACATCGGTGCTAGCGAGCAGGCAGTGAGGGACCTCTTCAACAGAGCTCAGAGTGCTAAACCTTGTATCCTCTTCTTTGACGAGTTTGACTCGCTGGCTCCAAG gcgAGGCCATGACAGCACTGGGGTGACCGACAGGGTTGTCAATCAACTCCTTACACAGCTTGATGGAGTAGAAGGGCTTCAAG GTGTTTACGTGATAGGAGCCACCAGTCGACCTGACCTCATCGACCCAGCCTTACTCAGGCCTGGTAGATTAGACAAATGCCTCTTCTGTCCCATTCCAGGCACG GATGAGAGATTGGAGATCCTTCAGGCCCTGACGCGTAAAATCCCCCTGACCAATGACGTCAATCTGCACGCCGTTGCCGCTCAGTGCGAACACTTCACTGGCGCAGACTTCAAGGCTCTCCTGTACAACGCTCAGCTCGACGCCATCCACGCTACCCTCTCCAACCCGGACCCGGACAGTGACTACGACCCTCCGATGATCCTCAGCAAGAAGCAGTGCAGCATGGGAGCGGACGAGTGGAAGCTCACCTTCATGGAGAGCTTTTCTGCTGACGGGGACTACATGGGGAACAACGCCGACGACGTCAATGCCCGGGAAGACGACGTGACGTCCCGCTCGCCGAGTAGGCGACTTCGGCGGGATAATGGTAATTCAGTTCATTTTGGTTCCCCCCGTAGGTCAGCAACGGGATCCGAGTCGAGTAACAACTCCATGGATTTTGTCCAAGTTAATATACAGGATTTGAAAAGTGATGGAGTCTCTCTTGCTGAGGGGCGTGTTGTAGCTGAGGATAACCCTGGCAGTGATGGGAGGTTAGAGGTTAAAGGTCACAGCAGTGATGGGAGATCAGATGTTAAAGGTCACGGTCCGTCGCTGAAGAAGCTGGCTGCTGTCAAGCGAGGGAGCACAACGACGACGAAGCCACGA
- the LOC139944953 gene encoding peroxisomal ATPase PEX1-like isoform X2, whose amino-acid sequence MASRIALVEFTPIKSCFISLPVPWGQEFQRKQNSIFELQWGDRGRAYVSWAGDMVIAAMNNGSTTPTLQINGLYANKLGLCHGEEVLLRPVSAVHHCSRISVEPATSDDWEILELNTGYVESNLLNQVRIVWTGQILPVWIEKKICIFIKIGTTEPNASCVQLQQNTELFVAPKSRRNHTSSRPPAPNLNPLPSRSTVNPDRQGGISPQRDSDKTPSSMGSIVGGGTPSNYTSDYDSATSPSDSTFSTAHLTDGSSGGNTPTQPWSVPPEILDNSIPWSYRVWCRIKSIFFSDEGDTQTAVGVSDMEEARRKMAAEFWKDVRIVARVQPMFERSESAVLRDSSSSGLLASGVDKKPQGPDRKHIAPSSTAQKRPSDAPSPQLPTTDPSPLPNMNSYTHLMQPTTVYLSSDCETEFVRHHNSNTDEHQCPVNAFVTFLAYLSKMPSPREKKEEVNRKFQQTQKKYHEERKTSGSSFSEQQPHLSDPATKDATKTDDINPSCVVRVIIHSNELKRHQNGQSKNVYSSNTFQKRNISWFIQIPDLLRRQLGLEASAKVELRPVLIPPHPIHSIVLFPLFDKPATLTTEDLVFAFEYWVSCVSCMISPIPIKQHGTLLQFPISRTGDIQGEFLISINYQDNANKTDSSMSSTPIDASQTYFLLHPLSAKKSKARILDRMTTSNKPAFIPRMPSLGVSELDNVVCGYRLRDLGGVTVDLGKEAVSYLSTALMTRPLSRSLGESLPGILQGGLLICGPRGSGKSTLGRSVCREMMAWPNLAHVSLVECKQLKGKRIETIRKIWEEAMNEAAWRQPSIILLDDLDHVTASPLGPEQEIGPEAVYHTRVAEVLKDIMMAEVKEGSQVCILATTRSKGTLHQSLTSSRGCHLFQSCLEIPSLNKEQRVEVFNSAVRSKVEVDLRTFDHVDAAALMSLMEGYVARDVVTVVERAIHAGCSREMVEGRPRLDPTPHERPAQDPNVEEILLIQEDFEVALLDYTPATLRDVPLHSAGELGWDDVGGLRDVKESLLETLQLPAKYPVLFANCPLRLRSGLLLYGPPGTGKTLLGGVVARECGLNFISIKGPELLSKYIGASEQAVRDLFNRAQSAKPCILFFDEFDSLAPRRGHDSTGVTDRVVNQLLTQLDGVEGLQGVYVIGATSRPDLIDPALLRPGRLDKCLFCPIPGTDERLEILQALTRKIPLTNDVNLHAVAAQCEHFTGADFKALLYNAQLDAIHATLSNPDPDSDYDPPMILSKKQCSMGADEWKLTFMESFSADGDYMGNNADDVNAREDDVTSRSPSRRLRRDNDSIENEEVPGPMEGLDDAFYTSTRQWGEQQVIYMPTLRDGVVDPSKDTQEKINSQIAVIKENYRQRTNRLQGYQNERSKSIDGSAVIHISQAHLLRAAADMKPSVTFSERARYQSIYERFVQSRGGNFNPTPQQQAGQKRATLA is encoded by the exons ATGGCCAGCCGCATCGCCCTCGTTGAGTTTACTCCAATCAAGAGCTGTTTCATCAGTCTACCTGTGCCTTGGGGCCAGGAGTTCCAACGGAAACAG AATTCTATATTTGAGCTTCAATGGGGAGACAGGGGCAGGGCGTACGTCTCCTGGGCTGGGGACATGGTGATCGCTGCGATGAATAATGGAAGTACCACACCGACCCTACAGATCAATGGTCTGTACGCTAACAAGCTCGGACTGTGTCATGGCGAAGAG gTATTACTGCGACCGGTGTCGGCAGTCCATCACTGTAGCAGAATAAGTGTGGAGCCAGCAACCTCCGACGACTGGGAAATACTG GAGCTGAATACAGGGTACGTTGAATCCAATCTATTAAACCAAGTGAGGATCGTGTGGACAGGACAGATTCTACCAGTTTGGATCGAGAAAAAAATCTGCATTTTCATCAAgattg GTACAACAGAACCCAATGCATCCTGTGTCCAGTTACAACAAAACACCGAACTATTCGTGGCCCCAAAGTCACGCCGCAATCACACATCCTCAAGGCCCCCAGCTCCAAACCTAAACCCACTTCCAAGCCGCTCGACAGTTAACCCGGACAGACAGGGTGGGATTAGCCCTCAGAGAGACTCGGATAAAACCCCAAGTAGTATGGGGTCCATCGTTGGGGGCGGGACTCCGTCCAACTACACAAGCGACTACGACTCTGCGACAAGCCCTAGTGATAGCACCTTCTCCACGGCTCATTTGACTGACGGTAGCTCTGGTGGGAACACCCCGACCCAACCCTGGAGTGTTCCACCTGAAATTCTTGATAACTCCATACCCTGGTCTTATAGAGTGTGGTGTCGAATCAAATCCATATTTTTTAGCGATGAGGGCGACACTCAGACTGCAGTCGGGGTTAGCGATATGGAAGAGGCTCGTCGCAAGATGGCCGCTGAGTTCTGGAAAGATGTGAGGATTGTTGCACGTGTCCAGCCCATGTTTGAGCGTAGTGAGAGTGCGGTTTTAAGAGACTCATCCTCCTCTGGTTTGCTGGCGTCTGGAGTCGATAAGAAGCCTCAAGGACCCGACAGGAAACATATAGCGCCAAGTTCAACAGCTCAAAAGAGGCCCAGCGATGCACCTAGTCCTCAACTTCCAACGACTGACCCCAGTCCCCTTCCCAACATGAACTCCTACACCCACCTCATGCAGCCGACGACGGTGTACCTCAGCTCAGACTGCGAGACCGAGTTCGTCCGACATCATAACTCGAACACGGACGAGCACCAATGCCCCGTCAACGCGTTCGTCACGTTCCTGGCGTACCTCTCCAAGATGCCGTCGCCGAGGGAAAAGAAAGAGGAAGTGAACAGGAAGTTTCAACAAACCCAGAAAAAGTACCACGAAGAGAGGAAGACCAGCGGTTCTTCGTTTTCAGAGCAGCAACCGCATCTCTCTGATCCCGCAACCAAAGACGCCACAAAAACAGACGACATCAACCCTTCCTGCGTTGTCCGAGTCATCATCCACAGTAATGAACTCAAGAGGCATCAGAATGGGCAAAGCAAGAACGTCTACTCCTCGAACACTTTCCAGAAACGAAACATCTCTTGGTTTATTCAGATTCCTGACTTGCTGAGGCGACAGCTCGGCCTGGAGGCATCGGCGAAGGTGGAGCTTCGACCTGTCTTGATACCACCTCATCCCATTCACAGCATTGTTCTCTTTCCCCTGTTTGATAAG CCAGCGACTTTGACAACGGAAGACTTGGTGTTTGCCTTTGAGTATTGGGTGTCGTGCGTGAGTTGCATGATTTCCCCAATACCTATCAAGCAACATGGAACCTTACTCCAGTTTCCCATCTCAAGAACAGGAG ATATCCAAGGTGAATTCCTGATTTCCATCAACTACCAAGACAACGCCAACAAGACGGACAGCTCCATGTCATCCACTCCGATCGACGCATCTCAGACCTACTTTCTTCTCCATCCCCTCAGCGCCAAGAAGAGCAAGGCCAGGATCCTAGACAGGATGACGACCTCCAATAAACCGGCCTTTATTCCTCGAATGCCGTCTTTGGGTGTTTCGGAATTGGACAACGTGGTTTGTGGATATCGATTACGGGATTTAGG AGGAGTCACAGTAGATCTTGGCAAGGAGGCAGTCAGCTACCTAAGCACCGCTCTAATGACGAGACCCCTGAGTCGTTCCCTCGGTGAATCCCTCCCTGGGATCTTGCAGGGTGGGCTGTTGATCTGTGGGCCCAGGGGGAGCGGGAAGAGCACCCTTGGACGATCTGTGTGTAGGGAGATGATGGCTTGGCCGAACCTCGCTCATGTCAGCTTAGTGGAATGTAAACAACTCAAAG GGAAACGGATCGAGACCATCCGTAAGATCTGGGAGGAGGCCATGAACGAGGCCGCATGGAGACAACCATCTATCATCCTATTGGATGACTTGGATCATGTGACTGCCTCACCCCTGGGTCCCGAGCAGGAGATTGGCCCCGAGGCAGTGTACCACACGCGAGTAGCTGAGG TTTTGAAAGACATCATGATGGCAGAGGTCAAAGAAGGGTCACAAGTCTGCATATTGGCAACTACAAGGTCAAAGGGCACTCTCCACCAATCACTAACAAGCTCACGAGGCTGCCATCTTTTCCAGTCATGCCTGGAGATTCCGTCACTGAACAAA GAGCAGCGAGTAGAAGTGTTCAACTCGGCCGTCCGTTCCAAGGTCGAGGTTGACCTGCGGACTTTCGACCATGTCGATGCAGCTGCCCTGATGTCACTGATGGAAGGGTACGTTGCCCGTGATGTAGTGACTGTCGTAGAGAGGGCCATCCATGCCGGCTGCAGCAGGGAGATGGTGGAGGGAAGACCGAGGCTTGATCCTACGCCACATGAGAGACCAG CCCAAGACCCCAACGTGGAAGAAATTCTCCTGATCCAGGAGGACTTTGAGGTTGCGTTACTGGACTACACTCCGGCCACCCTCAGGGATGTTCCATTACACAGCGCAGGGGAGTTAGGATGGGATGACGTAGGTGGGCTGAGGGACGTAAAGGAGTCGTTACTGGAAACTTTGCAACTACCTGCAAAG TACCCTGTGCTGTTTGCCAACTGTCCCCTGAGATTGCGATCCGGTCTACTCCTGTACGGTCCGCCGGGGACAGGCAAGACGCTGCTCGGTGGTGTGGTTGCCAGGGAATGCGGACTCAACTTCATCAGTATTAAG GGACCAGAACTCCTGAGCAAGTACATCGGTGCTAGCGAGCAGGCAGTGAGGGACCTCTTCAACAGAGCTCAGAGTGCTAAACCTTGTATCCTCTTCTTTGACGAGTTTGACTCGCTGGCTCCAAG gcgAGGCCATGACAGCACTGGGGTGACCGACAGGGTTGTCAATCAACTCCTTACACAGCTTGATGGAGTAGAAGGGCTTCAAG GTGTTTACGTGATAGGAGCCACCAGTCGACCTGACCTCATCGACCCAGCCTTACTCAGGCCTGGTAGATTAGACAAATGCCTCTTCTGTCCCATTCCAGGCACG GATGAGAGATTGGAGATCCTTCAGGCCCTGACGCGTAAAATCCCCCTGACCAATGACGTCAATCTGCACGCCGTTGCCGCTCAGTGCGAACACTTCACTGGCGCAGACTTCAAGGCTCTCCTGTACAACGCTCAGCTCGACGCCATCCACGCTACCCTCTCCAACCCGGACCCGGACAGTGACTACGACCCTCCGATGATCCTCAGCAAGAAGCAGTGCAGCATGGGAGCGGACGAGTGGAAGCTCACCTTCATGGAGAGCTTTTCTGCTGACGGGGACTACATGGGGAACAACGCCGACGACGTCAATGCCCGGGAAGACGACGTGACGTCCCGCTCGCCGAGTAGGCGACTTCGGCGGGATAATG